Proteins found in one Nitratiruptor sp. SB155-2 genomic segment:
- the fliE gene encoding flagellar hook-basal body complex protein FliE: MKIDGVGQVGIQSSVLNIDDVKDTQHNEGFSDLLTQFIAEVNQDLTKAKEAEKLLQSGKVENLIETMAAIEKADISLRFATEFRNKAIEAYQEIMRMQI, from the coding sequence ATGAAAATCGACGGAGTGGGACAAGTCGGTATACAAAGCAGTGTGTTGAATATCGATGATGTAAAAGATACTCAACATAATGAAGGATTCTCCGATCTTTTGACACAGTTTATAGCCGAGGTGAACCAAGATTTGACAAAAGCGAAAGAAGCGGAAAAACTTTTGCAAAGTGGTAAAGTAGAAAACTTGATCGAAACGATGGCAGCCATCGAAAAAGCGGATATCTCCTTGCGCTTTGCGACAGAGTTTCGCAATAAAGCTATTGAAGCATATCAAGAGATTATGCGTATGCAAATATAA
- a CDS encoding AAA family ATPase produces MDQASGLRELVSKKQIQKRDSNFITIASGKGGVGKTNFALNFSYLMANQYNKRVLLIDADFGMANIHLFVEADAKRNMKNLYNGASLDEVIQKADGFDVLLGFSGIDDIWELEDTTAQTIVAQLEQVSTQYDYIIIDTGAGIDDRIAGFLRASDRSYIVTTPEPTALMDAYALIKSMYNIYGYDQFKIVVNMSKNREDGKNTYNKLRISLNKFLRIDAELLGILPYTNSLRQSVRKKMLVCKNFPKDSYTVNMKRICESELRIQKTSSENFWQKLFDFMGKSE; encoded by the coding sequence ATGGATCAGGCAAGCGGTTTACGGGAACTTGTTTCAAAAAAACAGATACAGAAAAGAGATTCCAACTTTATAACCATTGCAAGTGGCAAAGGCGGTGTTGGTAAAACAAATTTTGCTCTCAATTTTTCCTATTTGATGGCTAACCAGTATAATAAACGTGTATTGCTCATCGATGCGGATTTTGGCATGGCAAATATTCATCTTTTTGTAGAGGCGGATGCAAAAAGAAATATGAAAAATCTTTACAACGGGGCCTCTTTGGATGAGGTGATACAAAAAGCGGACGGTTTTGATGTATTGCTCGGCTTTTCAGGTATTGATGATATCTGGGAATTGGAAGATACGACTGCACAAACTATTGTAGCGCAATTAGAGCAAGTAAGTACACAGTATGATTATATTATCATCGATACTGGAGCGGGAATCGATGATAGAATAGCTGGTTTTTTACGAGCTTCTGATAGATCCTATATTGTCACAACCCCAGAACCGACTGCGCTTATGGATGCGTATGCACTCATTAAATCGATGTATAATATCTATGGATATGATCAATTCAAAATAGTCGTCAATATGTCTAAAAACAGAGAAGATGGAAAAAACACCTATAACAAACTTCGTATCTCTTTGAATAAATTTCTCCGTATCGATGCTGAACTGTTGGGTATTTTGCCTTACACAAATAGTTTAAGGCAATCCGTAAGGAAGAAGATGCTTGTATGCAAAAATTTTCCTAAAGATAGTTATACTGTCAATATGAAACGAATTTGTGAATCGGAACTTCGTATTCAAAAAACCTCTTCAGAAAATTTTTGGCAAAAACTTTTCGATTTTATGGGAAAGAGTGAATGA
- the flhF gene encoding flagellar biosynthesis protein FlhF: MEIVKYEGYDLEALIDQAKKEYGDDVKILSYETETQRRFFLFRRKKYTLFIKIEDKNENFLDLLSKEEKNQEIDQFLTKIEAMIDKKIEPLKEEIKKRSGVSFEPAELPSHARNPLLKEEQFDEFTGDAVELIKLLIENDVDPKVAKMLVKESCGLDIDTNKLDLNTSFFKEALTTAIEKKIKFRGPLKIQKGNFKVIAFVGPTGVGKTTNLFKIASELVINQKLKIAVISIDTFKVGAVQQARSFSNILNIPFYAITDSKNLKKTLQNLNGIDVVLIDTVGRSHYDYWRLGEMREILGGGADFMDISLVLSCNYKNSEALEVVNRYRTFFPIHSLFFTKIDETYKPGILLNLPIKTDIPLSFISVGQKVPEDIRLLNPERVAQYVLGEQL; the protein is encoded by the coding sequence ATGGAAATAGTTAAGTATGAAGGGTATGATCTTGAGGCTTTGATTGATCAAGCCAAGAAAGAGTATGGAGATGATGTTAAGATATTGAGCTATGAGACAGAAACCCAGCGACGTTTTTTTCTATTTCGTAGAAAGAAATATACACTTTTTATCAAGATAGAAGACAAGAATGAAAACTTTTTGGATCTCTTATCCAAAGAGGAGAAAAACCAAGAGATTGATCAATTCCTTACCAAAATAGAGGCAATGATCGATAAAAAGATCGAGCCTTTGAAAGAAGAGATCAAAAAGAGAAGCGGTGTCTCTTTTGAACCTGCAGAGTTGCCTTCCCATGCAAGAAATCCTCTTCTTAAAGAGGAGCAGTTTGACGAGTTCACTGGCGATGCGGTTGAGCTCATTAAGCTTTTAATTGAAAACGATGTGGATCCAAAAGTTGCCAAGATGCTTGTCAAAGAGTCATGTGGACTCGATATCGATACCAATAAACTCGATCTCAATACCTCTTTTTTCAAAGAAGCTTTGACAACGGCGATAGAAAAGAAGATCAAATTTAGAGGTCCTTTGAAAATACAAAAAGGCAATTTCAAAGTGATAGCTTTTGTAGGTCCAACTGGTGTTGGAAAAACGACTAATCTATTCAAAATTGCTTCAGAACTCGTAATCAACCAAAAATTGAAAATTGCGGTAATCAGCATCGATACATTCAAAGTAGGTGCCGTACAGCAGGCAAGATCCTTTTCCAATATCCTCAATATTCCTTTTTACGCTATTACAGATTCGAAAAATCTTAAAAAGACGTTGCAAAATCTCAATGGTATCGATGTAGTACTGATAGATACCGTTGGAAGAAGCCATTACGATTACTGGAGATTGGGTGAAATGCGTGAAATTCTTGGCGGTGGTGCCGACTTTATGGATATCTCTTTGGTTCTTAGCTGTAACTATAAAAACAGCGAAGCCCTGGAAGTGGTCAATCGCTACCGAACCTTTTTCCCTATCCATAGTCTTTTTTTTACAAAAATAGATGAGACGTACAAACCTGGAATTTTACTCAATCTTCCGATCAAAACAGACATTCCTCTCTCTTTTATCAGTGTAGGACAGAAAGTACCAGAAGATATCAGGCTTCTCAACCCTGAACGGGTGGCACAATATGTATTAGGTGAGCAGTTATGA
- a CDS encoding tetratricopeptide repeat protein, which yields MLRFSLFFLCLLSVVYASTNETTNQYSKQELNETNGTLQKNNTYIKIVYENALRDFRVGSYYDALNEFSYVAKFPDTPYFLDALYQLAKTYLAIGKRTGEKKFFWSALNYLNLYIGRGGVDDAKYFYLKALILENLGFYERALALYQLGLAKAENDSIKKDILIGMLRTAVLAKKSDLFTKYMIMLSVEKLTKEQKKEYRFIRGLSYFYQGNYENAIRLLLQTYKEYEEYLIDNPQFYYIVAENAYRYGEYKTAKQLFKRILKYVKNRDVLQKTLLRLGDIAFNSNNIHESIGYYYRLIRKFPKSKYATIAKLKLLYIMKKDKKVQHYLKKFLPDAQFLKNPQKFTLEILVKNRQNYIGFFALANFGLNVLELRSEKLMKRLGWELSLVPVKSLKYEHKEYFRRLWEPTLLDLKDPKLTCILYRSNPQFFVEIFNKSVLLHMGTVLYQCEKTKKTYIDLLKRAYEKFKDDAILYKLVDVYYELGKYSKAMQYLTKVKNRGCTYAIEYNKLCFLMQQKCSNRFTLLKNRCQKNSFYKLLFLSAAKLEQGIIDTSFVQTHRDFFVKHYKKDPVVRKYVEMLAKKMIEKEQYQKIIDLLSPIASYIKEDCFLNSILSLSYVRIGKMQYAGKILNEMNSCDNEWYHIAKAAYDDILFSKEIEGE from the coding sequence ATGTTAAGATTTAGTCTCTTTTTCCTCTGTTTGCTCTCGGTCGTTTACGCTTCGACGAATGAAACAACAAACCAATATAGTAAGCAAGAACTTAATGAAACAAATGGTACTTTGCAAAAGAACAATACCTATATAAAAATAGTGTATGAAAATGCTTTGCGCGATTTTCGAGTCGGTTCTTATTATGATGCTCTAAATGAATTTTCTTATGTTGCAAAATTCCCAGATACGCCCTATTTTTTGGATGCTTTGTACCAACTTGCAAAAACCTACCTGGCAATTGGTAAACGAACAGGAGAAAAAAAGTTTTTTTGGAGTGCTTTGAATTATCTCAATCTTTATATAGGACGGGGAGGTGTTGATGATGCGAAATACTTTTATCTCAAAGCTCTCATTTTAGAAAACTTGGGGTTTTATGAAAGAGCACTTGCATTGTATCAGCTAGGTTTGGCAAAAGCCGAGAATGATTCTATTAAAAAAGATATTTTGATTGGAATGTTACGAACGGCAGTACTGGCAAAGAAGTCGGACCTTTTTACAAAATATATGATTATGCTTTCTGTAGAAAAATTGACCAAAGAACAAAAGAAAGAGTATCGATTTATTCGAGGACTCTCATATTTTTATCAGGGCAACTATGAGAATGCTATACGGTTGTTGTTGCAAACCTATAAAGAGTATGAAGAGTATCTCATAGATAATCCGCAATTTTACTATATTGTAGCAGAAAATGCATATCGATATGGAGAGTACAAAACTGCAAAACAGCTTTTTAAACGAATACTAAAATATGTCAAAAACAGGGATGTTTTACAAAAGACTCTGTTACGTCTAGGTGATATAGCTTTCAACAGTAACAATATCCATGAAAGCATCGGATACTATTATCGTCTGATTCGAAAATTTCCAAAAAGTAAATATGCAACGATTGCCAAACTCAAGCTGTTATATATCATGAAAAAAGATAAAAAGGTACAACACTATCTTAAAAAATTTTTACCTGATGCACAATTTTTGAAAAATCCTCAAAAGTTTACATTGGAAATTTTAGTCAAAAACAGACAAAACTATATCGGTTTTTTTGCATTGGCAAATTTTGGATTGAATGTACTTGAACTGAGAAGTGAAAAACTTATGAAACGCCTTGGCTGGGAGCTTTCATTGGTTCCTGTCAAGAGTTTGAAATATGAACACAAAGAGTATTTCCGAAGACTTTGGGAGCCTACGTTGTTGGATTTGAAAGATCCAAAACTCACGTGTATTTTATATAGATCCAATCCACAGTTTTTTGTAGAGATTTTCAACAAGTCTGTCTTGCTTCATATGGGTACGGTTTTATATCAATGTGAAAAAACGAAAAAAACCTACATTGACCTTTTGAAAAGAGCGTACGAAAAATTTAAGGACGATGCAATCTTGTATAAATTGGTTGATGTCTATTATGAACTTGGCAAATATAGCAAAGCAATGCAATACCTTACGAAAGTGAAAAACAGAGGTTGTACGTATGCGATAGAGTATAATAAGTTGTGTTTTTTGATGCAGCAAAAATGCAGCAATAGGTTTACATTATTAAAAAACAGATGTCAAAAAAATAGTTTTTATAAGTTGCTTTTTCTTTCTGCTGCAAAACTGGAACAAGGCATCATCGATACCTCTTTTGTACAGACCCATAGAGATTTTTTTGTCAAACATTATAAGAAAGATCCTGTTGTGAGAAAGTATGTGGAAATGTTAGCGAAGAAAATGATAGAAAAAGAGCAGTATCAAAAAATCATCGATCTTCTTTCCCCTATCGCTTCGTATATAAAAGAGGATTGTTTCTTAAACAGTATATTATCTCTATCTTATGTTAGAATTGGTAAAATGCAATATGCTGGCAAGATTTTAAATGAGATGAACTCTTGTGATAATGAATGGTATCATATCGCGAAGGCTGCATATGATGATATACTGTTTAGCAAAGAGATAGAGGGTGAATAA
- the fliF gene encoding flagellar basal-body MS-ring/collar protein FliF, with the protein MALDAATIKEKLKQAFENKNFIKTLFLALGIGALIVLLSALLIRDISAEKYGVLYANLTADDAGNILTVLQEEKIPYKVEGNGKIILVPKDKIYDVRLKLAAKGLPRSQNVGFEIFDEPKMGITHFQENINYIRALEGELARTIKKIDAVQDARVNIALPKDSIFAREEDEAKASVIISLHPGMSLTKEQVKAIVFLVSHAVPKLKSQNVTVVDNSGRVLSDMLEENEEKEVHDVVDLKRKFRRDIEKSVESMLARALGAQKVVVRANVEIETAKIDKRDEIYDPDKTAVVSERKIQEKSKSIPQQPIGSPGTPTNVPATINTGPNGTVLQDKSKKDITTNYDVTKSLIVTKQNVFKIKKITVGVLIDGKYIKKMDKNGTMQVEFVPRSEQELKSFENLIKSAIGYDPKRGDQVTVVSVPFENQALAAPMQVKRGFERYILYAAFALLAIMALLLIWFILKQRKQKVLLEQELATATQPGTTTPQGLTESSRKALHELEEEMSALSLQDEPIYQKILHIAQENPDLIATLISKWIKEEGSGK; encoded by the coding sequence TTGGCTTTAGATGCTGCAACGATCAAAGAGAAGCTTAAACAGGCGTTTGAAAACAAAAACTTCATAAAAACACTCTTTTTGGCTCTCGGAATCGGAGCTTTGATTGTCCTACTTTCTGCATTGCTTATCCGAGATATTTCGGCTGAGAAATATGGTGTGTTGTATGCAAACCTGACTGCGGATGATGCCGGGAATATTTTAACTGTTCTTCAAGAAGAAAAAATTCCTTACAAAGTGGAAGGTAATGGTAAAATCATACTTGTACCGAAAGATAAAATCTATGATGTCCGTTTGAAACTTGCGGCAAAAGGGCTGCCTAGATCACAAAACGTAGGTTTTGAAATTTTTGATGAGCCTAAAATGGGTATAACCCATTTTCAAGAAAACATCAATTATATACGAGCATTGGAAGGAGAGCTTGCTCGAACCATCAAAAAAATAGATGCAGTGCAAGACGCGAGGGTCAACATTGCTTTACCAAAAGATAGTATTTTTGCTAGAGAAGAGGATGAGGCAAAAGCCTCTGTGATCATATCATTGCATCCAGGAATGAGTTTGACAAAAGAGCAGGTAAAAGCAATCGTTTTCTTGGTATCACATGCCGTACCAAAACTGAAATCACAAAATGTAACAGTTGTTGATAATAGTGGACGGGTTCTTTCAGATATGCTTGAAGAGAATGAAGAAAAAGAGGTGCATGACGTTGTCGATCTGAAGCGAAAATTTCGTCGAGATATCGAAAAAAGTGTAGAGTCGATGCTGGCCAGGGCTCTTGGGGCGCAAAAAGTGGTTGTTCGAGCAAACGTAGAAATCGAAACTGCCAAAATAGACAAACGTGACGAGATCTATGATCCTGACAAAACAGCTGTAGTGAGTGAGCGTAAAATCCAGGAGAAATCAAAAAGTATTCCACAGCAGCCTATTGGATCTCCCGGCACTCCAACAAATGTTCCAGCAACGATAAATACCGGTCCTAACGGAACTGTTTTGCAGGATAAAAGTAAAAAAGATATCACGACAAATTATGATGTAACAAAATCGTTGATTGTGACAAAGCAGAATGTTTTTAAGATCAAAAAAATAACAGTCGGCGTACTCATCGATGGAAAATATATTAAAAAAATGGATAAGAATGGAACTATGCAAGTGGAGTTTGTCCCACGCAGTGAGCAAGAACTCAAATCATTTGAGAATTTGATCAAAAGTGCCATAGGATATGATCCAAAACGGGGAGACCAGGTAACGGTGGTCAGCGTACCATTTGAAAACCAAGCTCTTGCTGCACCGATGCAAGTAAAGAGGGGATTTGAACGATATATACTGTATGCGGCTTTTGCATTACTTGCAATCATGGCACTTCTACTAATCTGGTTTATTCTCAAGCAAAGAAAACAAAAAGTTCTGTTGGAGCAGGAACTGGCAACTGCAACACAACCAGGCACTACAACTCCACAAGGTTTGACGGAGAGTTCGAGAAAAGCGTTGCATGAGCTGGAAGAAGAGATGAGTGCTCTCTCTTTACAAGATGAACCGATTTACCAAAAAATTCTCCATATCGCCCAGGAGAATCCTGATTTGATCGCAACTTTGATCAGCAAGTGGATAAAAGAAGAGGGCAGTGGTAAATGA
- the flgC gene encoding flagellar basal body rod protein FlgC translates to MIFKGLEVSQTGLSTQKYRMDIVASNMANANSIDDNGVPYRRKIPIFQEILDKEQNRIPLSKVAIKKVVEDPSPFKLKYDPNNPLADENGYVQLPNVDPLREMVDMISAMRTYEANLTAFNTHKDMLLKTIDILKV, encoded by the coding sequence ATGATTTTTAAAGGTCTAGAAGTTTCCCAAACCGGTCTTTCTACGCAAAAGTATCGTATGGACATCGTTGCAAGCAACATGGCAAATGCGAACTCCATTGATGATAACGGGGTCCCATATAGACGTAAGATTCCGATCTTTCAAGAGATTTTAGACAAAGAACAAAACAGAATTCCTCTTTCAAAAGTTGCGATAAAAAAGGTGGTCGAGGATCCCTCTCCTTTTAAACTCAAATATGATCCTAACAATCCTTTAGCGGATGAAAATGGATATGTACAGCTACCAAACGTAGACCCTTTAAGAGAGATGGTGGATATGATCTCTGCAATGAGAACATATGAGGCAAATTTGACCGCTTTCAATACGCATAAAGATATGCTTTTAAAAACTATTGACATTTTGAAAGTGTAA
- the flhA gene encoding flagellar biosynthesis protein FlhA, giving the protein MTYGIEKIFSKVHEHSDAIIIILILAILASMILPVPPFFLDLLLTASITFSLVILMTTVYVGNPLEIASFPSLLLLATLFRLALNIATTRRILLHGHEGPEAAGKLIESFGQFVVGGNYIVGIIIFVILVTINFIVVTKGTERISEVGARFTLDAMPGKQMAIDADLNAGLIDEQEARRRREAIAKEADFYGAMDGASKFIRGDAIAGIIITTINIIGGIAIGVLQHGMDLSTAAANFTLLTVGDGLVSQIPSLITSTAAGLMVTRAVSETNLGKEIFSQLTSYPKALYMTAGALFVIGTVPGMPFIPFTILAGMIALTAYMMQLEMKRETIEKEEEEVKEILQQQVEESEEEYITQPETITFEIGYGLIPLVDEEKGGELLKRIKSLRKQLSKELGLMVPLIHIKDNLELKSGEYRILLKGVEVARYQIEPGKMLAIDTGQTNGKLEGVETTEPTFGLKAYWIDESQKDKARMLGFTVVDIPTVIITHLSEIIKQNAHEILGRSETKELVDKLGQKYPIVKEIVPEQVPYAILHRVLQNLLREHIPIKDLLTIIESLSDNITKTEDTDILTELVRESLARLITSIYAKDGVLYALTLDPASEEKLYAKIKEYNGNLPPIDPAKLQSFIMQISKNMEKFVIEQRTPVLLTSPNVRRYVYKIIEPYMSNVAVLSYNEVDPKTKLKIIDKVSLDGNS; this is encoded by the coding sequence ATGACTTACGGGATTGAAAAGATTTTTTCCAAAGTTCATGAGCACTCCGATGCTATCATCATAATCTTGATTTTAGCCATTTTGGCCTCTATGATTCTGCCTGTACCACCTTTTTTCCTTGATCTTTTACTGACAGCTAGTATTACGTTTTCTTTGGTCATTCTCATGACAACCGTTTATGTAGGAAACCCTTTAGAGATCGCTTCTTTTCCTTCTCTTTTACTTTTAGCCACACTGTTTCGGTTGGCTTTGAACATTGCAACGACAAGAAGAATACTTTTGCATGGTCATGAAGGACCGGAAGCTGCCGGGAAGCTGATTGAGAGTTTTGGTCAGTTTGTCGTTGGGGGGAACTATATCGTTGGGATTATCATCTTCGTGATTTTGGTAACGATTAACTTCATAGTTGTTACCAAAGGGACGGAAAGAATCAGTGAAGTTGGGGCACGTTTCACCCTCGACGCAATGCCTGGGAAACAGATGGCAATCGATGCGGATCTCAATGCCGGACTCATCGATGAGCAAGAGGCAAGAAGACGCCGAGAAGCCATTGCAAAAGAGGCCGATTTTTACGGGGCGATGGATGGTGCAAGCAAGTTTATAAGAGGGGATGCGATAGCCGGTATCATTATTACTACCATCAACATCATTGGTGGTATTGCCATAGGAGTATTGCAACATGGTATGGATCTCTCTACCGCTGCAGCAAACTTTACACTTTTGACTGTCGGTGATGGCTTGGTGAGTCAGATCCCATCTCTTATCACTTCTACAGCTGCTGGTTTGATGGTGACTCGTGCAGTTTCTGAAACGAATCTTGGAAAAGAGATCTTTTCTCAACTTACCAGCTATCCAAAGGCCTTGTATATGACTGCAGGGGCTCTTTTTGTTATCGGTACAGTGCCTGGTATGCCATTTATCCCCTTTACCATTTTAGCCGGTATGATTGCCCTGACTGCCTATATGATGCAACTTGAAATGAAACGAGAAACGATTGAGAAAGAGGAAGAAGAGGTAAAAGAGATCCTGCAGCAGCAAGTTGAGGAGAGTGAAGAGGAGTACATTACACAGCCAGAGACAATCACTTTTGAGATAGGATATGGTCTTATACCGTTAGTGGATGAAGAGAAAGGCGGAGAGCTTCTCAAGCGGATAAAATCTTTACGAAAACAGCTTTCAAAAGAACTTGGCCTGATGGTGCCCTTGATCCATATCAAAGATAACCTAGAACTCAAATCTGGCGAATATAGGATTTTACTCAAGGGGGTTGAGGTTGCAAGATATCAGATAGAACCGGGTAAAATGCTTGCCATCGATACAGGGCAGACCAACGGTAAACTTGAAGGAGTAGAAACGACAGAGCCCACATTTGGACTTAAAGCTTATTGGATCGATGAGAGCCAAAAAGATAAGGCAAGGATGTTGGGATTTACCGTAGTCGATATCCCTACCGTAATCATCACGCATCTTTCAGAGATCATCAAACAAAATGCTCATGAGATTTTGGGTAGAAGTGAAACGAAAGAGCTTGTGGACAAACTCGGTCAGAAATATCCGATCGTCAAAGAGATTGTTCCTGAACAGGTTCCATACGCTATCTTGCACCGAGTTTTGCAAAATCTTTTGCGAGAGCACATTCCTATCAAAGATCTGTTGACAATCATCGAGTCGCTTTCCGATAATATCACGAAAACGGAAGATACGGATATTTTGACAGAGCTAGTGCGAGAGTCTTTAGCGAGACTTATTACATCGATCTATGCTAAAGATGGTGTACTTTATGCATTGACGCTGGATCCGGCAAGCGAAGAGAAACTCTATGCAAAAATCAAAGAGTACAATGGCAACCTCCCTCCGATTGATCCAGCGAAACTACAAAGTTTCATTATGCAGATCAGCAAAAATATGGAAAAGTTTGTTATCGAGCAAAGGACACCTGTGCTTCTTACCTCTCCAAATGTACGCCGATATGTTTATAAGATCATTGAACCCTATATGTCCAATGTAGCAGTGCTTTCATACAATGAAGTAGATCCGAAAACAAAACTCAAAATTATAGACAAGGTCAGCCTCGATGGAAATAGTTAA
- a CDS encoding sigma-70 family RNA polymerase sigma factor — MSLTPQEKQQIVLDNLALVKKVASKIYFKLPKDANIEFDELVNTGTIGLYKAIEKYNRDKAQFSTYAYIKIRGEILDYLRSLHIVPRTMREKIKKEKEEGQKEIPLSNLAIMMSMEKALGESENGPRLMDILISNEKSPEDYAISSEIHDKIVEALDSLSESERKTLQMLYFEEREPKEISQILGISQSRVSQIKSKAIVKLKSVFKKMEM, encoded by the coding sequence ATGAGTCTAACGCCACAGGAGAAACAGCAGATTGTATTGGACAATTTGGCTCTTGTTAAAAAGGTAGCCTCAAAGATCTATTTTAAACTTCCCAAGGATGCAAATATAGAATTCGACGAACTCGTCAACACAGGTACCATTGGTTTGTATAAAGCGATAGAAAAATATAATCGTGACAAAGCACAGTTTTCTACATACGCCTATATTAAGATTCGTGGGGAAATACTCGATTATCTTCGTTCTTTGCATATTGTTCCTCGTACTATGAGAGAAAAGATCAAGAAAGAGAAAGAGGAGGGACAAAAAGAGATACCCCTGTCCAATCTTGCCATCATGATGAGTATGGAAAAAGCGCTTGGCGAGAGTGAAAATGGTCCAAGGTTGATGGATATTCTAATCAGTAATGAAAAAAGTCCCGAAGATTATGCCATTTCTTCAGAAATTCATGATAAAATTGTAGAAGCTTTGGATAGTCTCAGTGAGAGCGAGCGAAAAACATTGCAGATGCTCTATTTTGAAGAACGTGAACCAAAAGAGATATCGCAAATACTTGGAATATCTCAATCCAGGGTTTCACAGATAAAATCGAAAGCTATTGTGAAGCTTAAAAGTGTTTTTAAAAAAATGGAGATGTAA
- the flgB gene encoding flagellar basal body rod protein FlgB — protein sequence MWDKVDGLEKAASFFFERSKVIQGNIANADTPNFKPKELVFEQELKNRMELKKTDPKHIDPQMQKGEFKEVELGQIRGYDNNRVDIQEELAKLAESSIMYKSLSETLKKEFTKLKLAITGR from the coding sequence ATGTGGGATAAAGTCGATGGATTAGAGAAAGCAGCTTCTTTCTTCTTTGAACGATCTAAAGTTATTCAAGGAAATATTGCCAATGCCGATACGCCAAATTTTAAACCCAAAGAGCTTGTTTTCGAGCAAGAACTGAAAAACCGGATGGAGCTAAAAAAAACCGATCCAAAACATATCGATCCTCAAATGCAAAAAGGTGAATTTAAAGAAGTAGAATTAGGGCAAATAAGAGGTTATGACAACAATAGAGTGGATATCCAAGAGGAGCTTGCCAAATTGGCTGAAAGCTCGATTATGTATAAGTCGCTCTCTGAAACCTTGAAAAAAGAGTTCACAAAACTAAAACTTGCTATTACAGGAAGATAA